In the Saccharococcus thermophilus genome, ATATGGGACAGCTTGCCTATTTGGATTGAATCGCCTTCGTGCGATAGTCCGTTTCATAAAATTCCAGCTCTTCGCGAATCACCTGAAATTCGCTTTCTAGCGACAGTAACAGCTTCTTGAACGAAGGCGGAGGAGTTTGGCGAAATTTCAGTGAGTTGCGCCCAGTATAAGCGGAACGGCTGTCTTCGTACCAGGCATCGCTTTTCGGCGAAAAATATTCCGCGACGCATAAATGATAAACGCGATACAGCGTCTTTTCCGCCGCCGTTTTGCGAAATGGCTCTTCGCTCAATACGATGCGGCAGGCCTCAAGCCCCTCTTCGCAATAGACAACAAGGCGGCGCAAATTCGCAAGCAGCAATTGACAATACGCTTTATCTCCATCTCCCTGCTCTTCCAATAGTTTGGACAGCGTCGTCTCGTTTAAATAATCCGACAACGTCTGCACCGTTTTTTGCAAAAAGGCTTCTACTTGTTTCGTCTGGTTAAAGACCATCGTGTTTGCCATACAAAAACCCCCGTGCTTCATTTAAGATGGCTGGCGAATGAAAAGAAACGGTGATGATAAGTGGTATTCTCCCTTCGCTTCCAGCTCTGCAAATAGTTCCGGCAGTTTCGTAAAATCCATGTGCGCAAAATAGCCGCGAAATTCTTCTTCCTCGTTTATATATACTCGTTTGCGATGACGGAAGCCTGGGTTTTGCAATAAACAGACGAAAGCAACGACATCGCGGAAATAGACATCACGCCCTGGAACGGTAAAAATCGGATTGCGTTCATATGGCGTGTACGCGGAAATGGATTCCTCAAAATAGCGCAAATATAAGACATGAAGCGTCTTTTCCGCTCCGTCTTCGCGAAACGTTACTTCCGAACGGTTGAAGTAATCCTCGAACGTATTCGATTGCGATTTTTCCAGCTCATACCCGCGCAAGCGGCAAATGTGCATAAATCGGCCCCCTTATCGACGT is a window encoding:
- a CDS encoding YpuI family protein, producing the protein MANTMVFNQTKQVEAFLQKTVQTLSDYLNETTLSKLLEEQGDGDKAYCQLLLANLRRLVVYCEEGLEACRIVLSEEPFRKTAAEKTLYRVYHLCVAEYFSPKSDAWYEDSRSAYTGRNSLKFRQTPPPSFKKLLLSLESEFQVIREELEFYETDYRTKAIQSK